GAGCGGCTCGTCCTCGGGGAAGAAGGTGGTGCTGTCCAGCACGGCCTGGACCACATCATCCCTGGGCTCCAGGCCCAGATGGGCCAGCTCGTTGAGCACACAGTGCCGCACATGGTGCCGCTGGAGTGGCAGGAAGGGCACCAGAACGTCCAGGAGATGCTCTTCCATGATGCCCGAGCGCCAGAAGCCATCTGCAGGGCGGAGCCATGGGAAGAGGCTGTGGTTCACAGGGGTCAGCCAggcccccgcccacccccacaGGGAAGGAAGTGCAGGAAGGCTGCTGGCCTGAAACCTCCCAGCCCAGCTTGGGTGCTGGGCTCGGGGGAAGCTGTCCGCCAGCCCCGAGTGCCAAAGCCTGGGCTGGAAAGTACTGGGTCGGTGGGCTGAGCATCTGACCTGGGAGAGCCTGGCCCACCCCCAGGGAGTCCAGCCCAGCCCTGGGTGTGATCTGGGAGTGAGACCCGAGTCTGGAAGCCCCTCTGGCGTGGGGTCCTCCGCTGAACTCACGGTGCGGGTTGTCCAGCACAGCCTGGGAGATGACTGGCCCCAGCTCCCGCAGGCCGATCTCTTCACGTTCCCGGCGGCTGCGCCACGCCTCCAACACCACCTGGTTGATCTGCTCGCCACCGGTGTTGCTAAAACCACGGGGGACGCAGACAGTGAGGGCAGGATGTAGCTCTGGCTTCCCACAAGCCTCCTAACGGGACCTGAACCAGGGGCCCAGCTCACTCAAAACGCCCCAGGAACCGCTTCCCCTCTCCTGAGCTCATCCATAACCACGACCCCGGAAGTTTGCCCATCTGTGCCATGCACTTTACAGTCTCTATTAATAGGACACTTTTAGGTCCCTTACCTACTTTCCTCACTCAGCCTCGAGGAGGACACTAGGGCATTAAGATTGGCCCTACTTTCAGAAAAGGAGATgggagctcagagaagtgaagcgATTTGCCCAAAGAAACACAGCTAGGACTCTCAGAGGTGGGACTGGTTCCTAGTCCTGTTTTTTCCCCAGGCCTGTGTCCTCTTGGCCACAAAAGAGGGAAAACTCTTAACCCAGCAGGAGTGCCACAAAAAAAATTAGGATtaagagactgaacccaggcttTGAGAATGTCAAAGGGGAGTTAAACACCCTGAATGACGGTGTCGCCAGTGAGGGTACAGGGGACTTTGGGGGGAATCCAAATGGGCCCTGGGGGGGAACAGTATTCTGCTACGGGACCATGGGACCAGACTGGATAGCTGAGACCTCTGACAAGTGTTCCCGCACCAATGCCCGCTGCAAAGTTGGCCCCACCTGATGAAGATGAAGATGGCTTTGCGATAGTTGGTCCCATAGACAACCCAGGAGGAGCCCAGGAAAGGTCGCAGGACTTCTATCAGGCCTGGGGCCAGCTTGTCCATCTCATCGAAGAGAAAGAGGGAGCGGCTGCAGAGAGTGAGGTTCCCCTGCACCCAGCTCTTAAGATCCTTCTGTGGGAGAGAGGCGAGAGTATGAGGGCACCTGGAGCTGCTTCCCCAACCCCAGATTCCTTCCCAAAACAAgaattaatggggcttccctggcagtccagtggcttaAGACTcagtgttcccaatgcagggggccaggttcgatccctggtcagggaactagatcccacatgccacaactaaagatcccatgtgctacaacaaagatcaaagctcacccatgctgcagctaagacagatgcagccaaataaataaaaataaatattaaaaagaattcatcttTTCAGGAAGATATGGTCTCCCAAAGATCCCTTAATGAGGCTGATGATGAAACTGTGGCCCAGAGAGGGGCAGAGAGTAATCCAAGCTCACACAGCAAGTCAACAAGAGAACAGGGATGCAGAGCCAGGCCTCACACCTGCATTGCCAGGGGGCTCCTTCCTGACACCTCTTGCTTTCTAGAAAAGGGGAACGCACCTTCCTGCTCCCTGAACCTTCACAACAGAGTTGTAACAGCTGAAACAGATCAGCCTGGACAGTACCTTGCAATCAACAACAATAGTCGAAAGAGCTAATATTTCCTAGCACTTACTCAGAGCCTCAAAAGCCCTTACTCTAAGGGCTTTACTGAGAGAAGATAATGCAGGTTGTCTGGCAAAGGTAAGTGCTCGATAAATAACACCTGTGATAATATAGTCGCACGtccctcacaacaaccctggcACGCAGGTACTTTACTGGCCCCCAGGCATTAAATCAAGAACTCCCTGGCAGGTGACAGCACCCTCAGCTTTGTTTAGGATGGGTCCTGAGGGCTGAGGCTGTAACTGGCTGTGTTGCCTGGAGCAAGGGAttcccctctctgggctcagGACTCACTCCCACTCTAGAGGAGTCACCCTACAGTGCCGGCAGAGGGTGGGCCAGGACACCACCAGCCTACCTTGTAGCGCTCCatgtggctggggtgggggaagtggATGACTGGGGAAAAGTGATGCACGTGGGGGCTACGGAGGCCATCCCGGAAGAGGTAGTGCGCCAGCAGGGAGCTGACATAGGACTTGCCAGTGCCGGTCCAGCCATGCAGAGAGAGGACCAGCGGCTTGGTGGGGGCTGGATCCTGCAGGAAAGCCTTCAGTGCCTTCACCACCAGCGACCTGGCCAAGTGCTGGCCCGCCAGGTGCTGGGCCAGGTCACACTCCAGACCTAGGGCCACAAGAACAGTGTCGGAGATGAGGACACAAGTCCGCAGAGGAACAGTTTCAGGAGGAAAGTCAAGTCTGGGAATCCGGGTTCTGGGACTTGTTTTTTACAAGCCGTCTGCAGAAAGGGAGTGAGGCCCTTGGCTAcggggagggatggggggaagggGGTAGCGGGTGTCCTCTGCCTCAGGCTGACTCAGCTctgcagccccccccccccccaccaggtGGCCCTCTGGATCGCAGCTCAGCCCTAAATGGTTGCCAGCTGTCAAGAGGGTCGGCCCCAGACTCCTGCCCAACTTCAAGGCAGGCTTCTCCCCTGATGGGCCAGTCCAGTGCGGAGGTCTAAACTGCCCACCCTCGACCACCACCCAGGTCTCTGCTGTCAAAGGCATCTCTCCATCCTGACTTCCAAACAGGCATCCCTAAACCCTCGCCCCAAGTCCTGTGCCCCAGGCTCTCAGGGTCCCTCAACGCCGGGCCCACTTCCAGCCCGGGCCGTCTGGAAGTCTGGGGGGGTCTGCCCTTGGGTCTACTCTCCACGTCTGGCCCCGGCACAACCCCGGGATCCAAGGTTTCCCCTAGTCCGCCCGGCTCTCGGGTCTCGGCTCCTTACCCTGCAAGTCGGGCCGGAAGTCACATTCGCAGAATGAGCCGAAGTTGCAGCGCAGCGAAGTCAGATCCCAGGACGCGGCCGCGGCCGAGACCAGCCAGATCAGCCTGAGGAGCGAGCCCCAGGGCCGGCAGCTGCGCGTCGCAGCCGCCATCCGGGTGAGGCCGAAGCTGAGTCTGGGGCCGGCAACCGCCTCTGCCGAGAACTACGACTCCCGACGTGCATCGCCCCGCGGCGGCCACCTCCTGCGGCCTACAACTCCCAGCTCCCCTCGTTTCTGTCTCC
This window of the Bubalus bubalis isolate 160015118507 breed Murrah chromosome 12, NDDB_SH_1, whole genome shotgun sequence genome carries:
- the TOR2A gene encoding prosalusin isoform X1; its protein translation is MAAATRSCRPWGSLLRLIWLVSAAAASWDLTSLRCNFGSFCECDFRPDLQGLECDLAQHLAGQHLARSLVVKALKAFLQDPAPTKPLVLSLHGWTGTGKSYVSSLLAHYLFRDGLRSPHVHHFSPVIHFPHPSHMERYKKDLKSWVQGNLTLCSRSLFLFDEMDKLAPGLIEVLRPFLGSSWVVYGTNYRKAIFIFISNTGGEQINQVVLEAWRSRREREEIGLRELGPVISQAVLDNPHHGFWRSGIMEEHLLDVLVPFLPLQRHHVRHCVLNELAHLGLEPRDDVVQAVLDSTTFFPEDEPLFSSNGCKMVASRIAFFL
- the TOR2A gene encoding prosalusin isoform X2 — protein: MDKLAPGLIEVLRPFLGSSWVVYGTNYRKAIFIFISNTGGEQINQVVLEAWRSRREREEIGLRELGPVISQAVLDNPHHGFWRSGIMEEHLLDVLVPFLPLQRHHVRHCVLNELAHLGLEPRDDVVQAVLDSTTFFPEDEPLFSSNGCKMVASRIAFFL
- the TOR2A gene encoding prosalusin isoform X3 — its product is MAAATRSCRPWGSLLRLIWLVSAAAASWDLTSLRCNFGSFCECDFRPDLQGLECDLAQHLAGQHLARSLVVKALKAFLQDPAPTKPLVLSLHGWTGTGKSYVSSLLAHYLFRDGLRSPHVHHFSPVIHFPHPSHMERYKKDLKSWVQGNLTLCSRSLFLFDEMDKLAPGLIEVLRPFLGSSWVVYGTNYRKAIFIFIRWLLALGHHGRASPGRSGALPATPAAPCAALCAQRAGPSGPGAQG